From a region of the Gordonia sp. PP30 genome:
- a CDS encoding RDD family protein yields the protein MRDAAGSWLTGPYVAKGEVEYRGSDLGLPESGPGSIAGGWRRVLALLVDWLIAGGLAFLVVGPRNAIEVNGHVYSAFEVTVQAMAWWQIGIWFVLGLATVMFFGFTPGQFAAGTRVARADLGPERGAAEAAGTEPRAAVGPVRAFFRQLLIPFVVPALINDYNGRAMHDRATGTAIVRTR from the coding sequence ATGCGCGACGCCGCGGGCAGCTGGCTCACCGGCCCGTACGTCGCGAAGGGCGAGGTGGAGTACCGCGGCTCCGATCTCGGACTCCCCGAATCCGGGCCCGGCTCGATCGCCGGCGGCTGGCGACGGGTGCTGGCCCTGCTGGTCGACTGGCTCATCGCCGGTGGCCTCGCCTTCCTCGTCGTCGGGCCGCGGAACGCCATCGAGGTGAACGGTCATGTCTACAGCGCCTTCGAGGTGACCGTCCAGGCGATGGCGTGGTGGCAGATCGGCATCTGGTTCGTCCTCGGGCTGGCCACGGTGATGTTCTTCGGCTTCACTCCGGGCCAGTTCGCGGCCGGGACGCGCGTGGCGCGGGCAGACCTCGGCCCGGAGCGCGGCGCGGCGGAGGCGGCCGGCACCGAGCCTCGGGCTGCGGTCGGTCCGGTGCGCGCGTTCTTCCGGCAGCTGCTGATCCCGTTCGTAGTCCCGGCGCTGATCAACGACTACAACGGCCGCGCCATGCACGACCGCGCCACCGGCACCGCCATCGTTCGCACGAGATAA
- a CDS encoding amino acid permease: protein MADRQLDYSTVPERDEGYQRGLSSRTIQMIAIGGAIGTGLFYGSGRAIEKAGPALLLAYALAGLAVFIVMRALGELLIYRPISGGISEYADEFLGRFAGFSQGWTYWAVWVTTCMAEITVAGHYINYWWPSVPIWLTALVALVVLFMANLISVGLFGWAEFWFSAIKVTAIIGMIIIGIGVLLPITGFGPETGPSVTNLWNQGGFFATGFTNALLSLQIVMFAYVGVELVGVTAGEAENPRVTLRKAINSVPFRIGIFYVGAIFVILCMRSWKDFHEGQSPFVTVFRDIGMPGAAGIVNFILLTAALSSCNSGIYSTGRMLRSLAGRGDAPRRLTALSSRKVPVGGIVLSALVMVIGVIVNVVDPDHAFAYITSVSTVGIIVVWSTILLCQMVYRRRVSRGELPASDYRVPGAPYTTVAALAFMVLVFVLLFFDHDGRIALIVGAVWFALVIIGYFVWSRAASRLALARYAEITGDDER from the coding sequence GTGGCCGACCGGCAGCTCGATTACAGCACCGTTCCCGAGCGCGACGAGGGCTACCAGCGTGGCCTGAGTTCGCGCACCATCCAGATGATCGCCATCGGCGGCGCGATCGGCACGGGCCTGTTCTACGGGTCCGGCCGGGCCATCGAGAAGGCCGGTCCGGCGCTGCTGCTGGCCTACGCGCTGGCCGGCCTGGCGGTGTTCATCGTGATGCGGGCGCTCGGCGAGCTGCTGATCTACCGGCCCATCTCCGGCGGTATCAGCGAATACGCCGACGAGTTCCTCGGCCGGTTCGCCGGGTTCAGCCAGGGCTGGACGTACTGGGCGGTGTGGGTGACGACGTGCATGGCCGAGATCACCGTGGCCGGGCACTACATCAACTACTGGTGGCCGTCGGTGCCGATCTGGCTGACGGCGCTGGTGGCGCTCGTCGTGCTGTTCATGGCGAACCTGATCTCGGTCGGGCTGTTCGGCTGGGCCGAGTTCTGGTTCTCGGCGATCAAGGTGACCGCGATCATCGGCATGATCATCATCGGTATCGGTGTGCTCCTGCCGATCACCGGATTCGGTCCGGAGACCGGGCCGTCGGTCACCAACCTGTGGAACCAAGGCGGCTTCTTCGCCACCGGCTTCACCAACGCGCTGCTGAGCCTGCAGATCGTGATGTTCGCCTACGTCGGCGTGGAGCTGGTCGGCGTCACCGCCGGTGAGGCGGAGAACCCGCGCGTCACCCTGCGCAAGGCGATCAACTCGGTGCCGTTCCGTATCGGCATCTTCTACGTCGGCGCCATCTTCGTGATCCTCTGCATGCGCAGCTGGAAGGACTTCCACGAGGGGCAGAGCCCCTTCGTCACGGTCTTCCGCGACATCGGCATGCCGGGCGCGGCGGGCATCGTCAACTTCATCCTGCTGACCGCGGCGCTGTCGTCGTGCAACTCCGGGATCTACTCGACGGGCCGCATGCTGCGCTCGCTCGCCGGCCGCGGGGACGCGCCGCGGCGGCTCACCGCGCTGTCGTCGCGCAAGGTCCCGGTCGGCGGCATCGTGCTCAGCGCGCTGGTGATGGTGATCGGGGTGATCGTCAACGTCGTCGACCCGGACCACGCCTTCGCCTACATCACGTCGGTGTCGACGGTCGGCATCATCGTCGTCTGGTCTACGATCCTGCTCTGCCAGATGGTGTACCGGCGCCGGGTGAGCCGGGGGGAGCTGCCCGCCTCGGACTATCGCGTGCCCGGCGCCCCGTACACGACGGTCGCCGCGCTCGCCTTCATGGTGCTGGTCTTCGTGCTGCTGTTCTTCGACCACGACGGCCGGATCGCGCTGATCGTCGGCGCGGTCTGGTTCGCCCTGGTGATCATCGGCTACTTTGTCTGGTCACGGGCCGCGTCCCGGCTGGCGCTCGCGCGGTACGCCGAGATCACCGGCGACGACGAACGCTAG
- the lipA gene encoding lipoyl synthase has product MTASPDSAAKAAPEIKSEGRKLLRLEVRNAQTPIERKPKWIKTKATMGPEYSELKGLVRSEGLHTVCEEAGCPNIYECWEDREATFLIGGEQCTRRCDFCQIDTGKPAPLDRDEPRRVAESVQSMGLRYSTITGVARDDLPDEGAWLYAETVRKIHEYNPGTGVENLIPDFHAKPDLLAEVFDARPEVLAHNLETVPRIFKRIRPAFRYERSLDVLTQARDFGLVTKSNLILGMGETPDEVRESLRDLHEAGCDIVTITQYLRPSPRHHPVERWVKPEEFVEHSDYATQLGFAGVLAGPLVRSSYRAGRLYAQAMARHGRPLDPAMAHLANEGSTAQEASSVIARMATGAR; this is encoded by the coding sequence GTGACCGCCTCGCCCGACTCCGCTGCCAAGGCCGCTCCCGAAATCAAGTCCGAGGGCCGCAAACTCCTCCGCCTCGAGGTCCGCAACGCGCAGACCCCGATCGAGCGCAAGCCGAAGTGGATCAAGACCAAGGCGACGATGGGCCCGGAGTATTCCGAACTCAAGGGCCTGGTCCGCAGCGAGGGCCTGCACACCGTGTGCGAGGAGGCCGGCTGCCCCAACATCTACGAGTGCTGGGAAGACCGCGAGGCCACCTTCCTGATCGGCGGTGAGCAGTGCACCCGGCGCTGCGACTTCTGCCAGATCGACACCGGCAAGCCGGCTCCGCTCGACCGCGACGAGCCGCGACGCGTCGCCGAATCCGTCCAGTCGATGGGCCTGCGGTATTCGACGATCACCGGCGTCGCCCGAGACGACCTGCCCGACGAGGGCGCCTGGCTGTACGCCGAGACGGTCCGCAAGATCCACGAATACAACCCGGGCACCGGCGTGGAGAACCTGATCCCGGACTTCCACGCCAAGCCCGACCTGCTGGCCGAGGTGTTCGACGCCCGGCCCGAGGTGCTGGCCCACAACCTGGAGACCGTTCCGCGGATCTTCAAGCGGATCCGCCCGGCCTTCCGCTACGAGCGGTCGCTCGACGTCCTCACCCAGGCCCGCGATTTCGGGCTGGTGACCAAATCGAACCTGATCCTCGGCATGGGCGAGACGCCCGACGAGGTCCGCGAGTCGCTGCGTGACCTGCACGAGGCGGGCTGCGACATCGTCACCATCACGCAGTACCTCCGCCCCTCCCCCCGCCACCATCCGGTGGAGCGCTGGGTGAAGCCGGAGGAGTTCGTCGAGCACTCGGACTACGCGACGCAGCTCGGCTTCGCCGGGGTGCTGGCCGGGCCGCTGGTGCGGTCGTCGTACCGGGCCGGCCGCCTGTACGCGCAGGCGATGGCCCGCCACGGCCGCCCCCTCGATCCGGCGATGGCGCACCTGGCGAACGAGGGCAGCACCGCCCAGGAGGCGTCGTCGGTGATCGCCCGCATGGCCACCGGCGCCCGCTGA
- a CDS encoding DUF2277 domain-containing protein, with amino-acid sequence MCRHIKTLHNFAPPATDDEVHAAALQYVRKIAGTTKPSQANQAAFDEAVEAVAHATVHLLDHLVTTAPPKDRAVEAAKAKARSAARFGTAAAG; translated from the coding sequence ATGTGCCGACACATCAAGACGCTTCACAACTTCGCCCCGCCGGCCACGGACGACGAGGTACACGCCGCCGCCCTGCAGTACGTGCGCAAGATCGCCGGGACCACCAAACCCTCGCAGGCCAACCAGGCCGCGTTCGACGAGGCCGTGGAAGCGGTGGCGCATGCGACGGTGCACCTGCTCGACCATCTGGTGACGACGGCGCCGCCGAAGGATCGCGCGGTGGAGGCGGCCAAGGCCAAGGCGCGGTCGGCGGCACGGTTCGGCACGGCCGCCGCCGGATAG
- the glnA gene encoding type I glutamate--ammonia ligase: MYTTNEELLEGIKAEGVEYVDIRFCDLPGTMQHFSIPAEAFNEDVFEEGLAFDGSSVRGFQSIDESDMMLLPDPATARIDPFRKAKTMNVSFFVHDPFTREAYSRDPRNVARKAQDYLTSTGIADTCFFGAEAEFYIFDGVSYGSDMNGTFYKVESESGAWRAKEEFDLDGTPNLGYKVRPKGGYFPVAPYDHYVDLRDEMSTNLINSGFTLERGHHEVGTGGQAEINYKFNTLLHAADDVQLFKYIIKNTGWQNGKSVTFMPKPLFGDNGSGMHAHQSLWKDGKPLFYDESGYGGLSDLARFYIGGILHHAPSLLAFTNPTINSYKRLVPGYEAPINLVYSQRNRSACVRIPITGNNAKAKRIEFRCPDSSGNPYLAFAAMMMAGLDGIKNKIEPHEPVDKDLYELPPEEAKGIPQAPTSLADVIDRLEEDHDYLTTGGVFTEDLIETWVAYKRENEILPTQIRPHPYEFSLYYDC; encoded by the coding sequence GTGTACACCACGAACGAAGAACTGCTCGAAGGAATCAAGGCCGAGGGCGTCGAGTACGTCGACATCCGGTTCTGCGATCTCCCCGGCACCATGCAGCACTTCTCGATCCCCGCGGAGGCGTTCAACGAGGACGTCTTCGAAGAGGGACTGGCCTTCGACGGATCGTCGGTCCGCGGCTTCCAGTCGATCGACGAGTCCGACATGATGCTGCTGCCCGACCCGGCGACGGCGCGGATCGACCCGTTCCGCAAGGCCAAGACGATGAACGTCAGCTTCTTCGTGCACGACCCGTTCACCCGTGAGGCCTACTCGCGCGACCCGCGCAACGTCGCCCGCAAGGCCCAGGACTACCTGACCTCGACCGGCATCGCCGACACCTGCTTCTTCGGCGCCGAGGCCGAGTTCTACATCTTCGACGGCGTCTCGTACGGCTCGGACATGAACGGCACCTTCTACAAGGTGGAGTCGGAGTCGGGCGCCTGGCGCGCCAAGGAGGAGTTCGACCTCGACGGCACCCCGAACCTCGGCTACAAGGTCCGCCCCAAGGGCGGTTACTTCCCCGTCGCCCCGTACGACCACTACGTCGACCTGCGCGATGAGATGTCGACCAACCTGATCAACTCGGGCTTCACCCTGGAGCGCGGCCACCACGAGGTGGGCACCGGCGGCCAGGCCGAGATCAACTACAAGTTCAACACGCTGCTGCACGCCGCGGACGACGTCCAGCTGTTCAAGTACATCATCAAGAACACCGGCTGGCAGAACGGCAAGTCCGTCACCTTCATGCCGAAGCCGCTGTTCGGTGACAACGGCTCGGGCATGCACGCGCACCAGTCGCTCTGGAAGGACGGCAAGCCGCTGTTCTACGACGAGTCCGGCTACGGCGGTCTGTCGGACCTGGCCCGCTTCTACATCGGCGGCATCCTGCACCACGCCCCGAGCCTGCTGGCCTTCACCAACCCGACGATCAACTCGTACAAGCGCCTGGTGCCCGGCTACGAGGCCCCGATCAACCTGGTGTACAGCCAGCGCAACCGTTCGGCCTGTGTGCGCATCCCGATCACCGGCAACAACGCCAAGGCCAAGCGCATCGAGTTCCGCTGCCCGGATAGCTCGGGTAACCCGTACCTGGCGTTCGCCGCGATGATGATGGCCGGCCTGGACGGCATCAAGAACAAGATCGAGCCGCACGAGCCGGTCGACAAGGATCTCTACGAGCTTCCGCCGGAGGAGGCCAAGGGCATCCCGCAGGCCCCGACCTCGCTGGCCGACGTCATCGACCGCCTCGAAGAGGACCACGATTACCTCACCACCGGTGGCGTCTTCACCGAGGACCTCATCGAGACCTGGGTCGCCTACAAGCGGGAGAACGAGATCCTCCCGACCCAGATCCGCCCGCACCCCTACGAGTTCAGCCTCTACTACGACTGCTGA
- the lipB gene encoding lipoyl(octanoyl) transferase LipB, whose translation MRNGSARADTGRLEVRRLGLVDYETAYDLQHRLAAQRASGELDHDLLLLLEHPSIYTAGKRTEDGDRPVNGARVIDVDRGGRITWHGPGQLVGYPIVKLAEPLDVVDYVRRVEEALIRFCADQGLVTTRVAGRSGVWVVDQPGAGSGPNLQGERKLGQIGIRVSRGVTLHGFALNVDPDMSVFSAIVPCGIADAGVTSLAAELGRPITVDETLDGVAARVQECLDADRTSVGSTQ comes from the coding sequence GTGCGTAACGGTTCCGCCCGTGCCGATACCGGCCGCCTCGAGGTCCGCAGACTCGGTCTCGTCGACTACGAGACGGCCTACGACCTGCAGCACCGGCTGGCCGCCCAGCGGGCGTCCGGTGAACTCGATCACGACCTGCTCCTCCTGCTCGAGCACCCGTCGATCTACACCGCGGGCAAACGCACCGAGGACGGCGACCGGCCGGTCAACGGCGCCCGGGTGATCGACGTCGACCGCGGCGGCCGGATCACCTGGCACGGCCCCGGACAGCTGGTCGGCTATCCGATCGTCAAACTCGCCGAACCGCTCGACGTGGTCGACTACGTCCGCCGCGTCGAGGAGGCCCTGATCCGGTTCTGCGCCGACCAGGGACTCGTCACGACGCGGGTGGCGGGTCGTTCCGGGGTGTGGGTCGTCGATCAGCCCGGCGCCGGGAGCGGGCCGAATCTCCAGGGCGAACGCAAACTCGGGCAGATCGGGATCCGCGTGTCCCGCGGGGTGACCCTGCACGGCTTCGCCCTCAACGTCGACCCCGACATGTCGGTGTTCTCCGCGATCGTGCCGTGCGGGATCGCCGACGCCGGGGTCACCTCCCTCGCCGCCGAGCTCGGCCGGCCGATCACGGTCGACGAGACGCTCGACGGCGTCGCCGCCCGCGTTCAGGAATGCCTGGACGCCGATCGCACAAGCGTAGGATCGACACAGTGA
- a CDS encoding DUF4191 domain-containing protein, with protein sequence MAQAKNDASKEAKKAAKAARKAASKEQRQQIWQAFNMQRKDDKALIPLMIGVLALSVLVFTLIGVFVGGLWFMVVIGIAIGLLGAFVLFTRRVSRSVYKKAEGQPGAAGWALSNMRGQWRVQQAVSGTSQLDAVHRVIGKPGIILVGEGTPSRVKPLIAQEKKKAARVVGDTPIYEVVVGNGEGEVPLSKLERHLKKLPSNIDRDRMEALDGRLAALKAKGASGPAMPKGPMPQGAKVKNMARTARRRGGAA encoded by the coding sequence ATGGCACAGGCGAAGAACGACGCGAGCAAAGAGGCCAAGAAGGCCGCGAAAGCCGCCCGCAAGGCCGCTTCCAAAGAGCAGCGCCAGCAGATCTGGCAGGCCTTCAACATGCAGCGCAAGGACGACAAGGCGCTCATCCCGCTGATGATCGGCGTGCTGGCCCTGTCGGTGCTGGTGTTCACGCTGATCGGCGTCTTCGTCGGCGGACTCTGGTTCATGGTGGTGATCGGCATCGCGATCGGTCTGCTCGGCGCGTTCGTGCTGTTCACCCGCCGCGTGTCGCGCAGCGTCTACAAGAAGGCCGAGGGCCAGCCGGGTGCGGCGGGCTGGGCGCTGAGCAACATGCGCGGCCAGTGGCGCGTGCAGCAGGCGGTCAGCGGCACCAGCCAGCTCGACGCCGTGCACCGGGTGATCGGTAAGCCGGGCATCATCCTGGTCGGCGAGGGCACGCCGTCGCGCGTGAAGCCGCTGATCGCGCAAGAGAAGAAGAAGGCCGCACGCGTGGTCGGCGACACCCCGATCTACGAGGTCGTGGTCGGCAACGGCGAGGGCGAGGTCCCGCTGTCGAAGCTGGAGCGCCACCTCAAGAAGCTGCCGTCGAACATCGACCGCGACCGCATGGAGGCCCTGGACGGCCGCCTCGCCGCACTCAAGGCGAAGGGCGCGTCCGGCCCGGCCATGCCGAAGGGCCCGATGCCGCAGGGCGCGAAGGTGAAGAACATGGCGCGCACCGCGCGCCGCCGCGGTGGCGCCGCCTGA
- a CDS encoding TIGR01777 family oxidoreductase — protein MRIAVAGSHGLIGSALVDALTRSGHDVVRLVRTPVTGADQVRWDPETFGVPPGALNGADAVIGLGGVGLGTRRWSGWVKQRLRDSRITPTSVLAEAVADAGVPVFVSASATGFYGDTGEDAATEDSPPGDGFLADLAVDWEAATLAAAGARIVALRTAPVLAPSGGLLGRLRPLYRLGAGGSIGDGRQFFSWISLHDEVAAIEFLLEQRHIAGPVNLASPQAVRYGDFSALLAQQVHRPDWFRVPAALAHAVGGELVDELILTSSRVEPKVLTDHGFVFAHPTLPQALEYARA, from the coding sequence GCGCTGACGCGCTCCGGTCATGACGTCGTGCGCCTCGTGCGCACGCCGGTGACCGGAGCCGATCAGGTGCGCTGGGATCCGGAGACGTTCGGCGTCCCGCCCGGCGCGCTCAACGGCGCCGACGCGGTGATCGGCCTCGGCGGCGTGGGACTGGGCACCCGGCGCTGGAGCGGCTGGGTGAAGCAGCGGCTCCGCGACTCCCGGATCACCCCCACCTCGGTTCTCGCCGAGGCCGTCGCCGACGCCGGGGTGCCGGTCTTCGTCAGCGCCAGCGCGACCGGCTTCTACGGCGACACCGGGGAGGACGCGGCCACCGAGGACTCCCCGCCCGGCGACGGCTTCCTCGCGGACTTGGCGGTCGACTGGGAGGCCGCCACCCTGGCCGCCGCCGGCGCGCGCATCGTCGCGCTGCGCACCGCCCCGGTCCTCGCCCCGTCCGGCGGTCTCCTCGGACGTCTCCGGCCCCTGTACCGGCTCGGCGCCGGCGGGTCGATCGGTGACGGCCGGCAGTTCTTCTCGTGGATCTCACTGCACGACGAGGTCGCCGCGATCGAGTTCCTCCTCGAACAGCGGCATATCGCCGGTCCGGTGAACCTCGCCAGCCCGCAGGCCGTCCGGTACGGCGATTTCAGCGCGCTCCTCGCGCAGCAGGTGCACCGTCCCGACTGGTTCCGCGTGCCCGCCGCACTCGCGCACGCCGTCGGCGGCGAACTGGTCGACGAACTGATCCTGACCTCCTCACGGGTCGAACCGAAGGTCCTCACCGACCACGGCTTCGTCTTCGCGCATCCCACCCTCCCGCAAGCCCTGGAGTACGCCCGTGCGTAA